One stretch of Tachysurus fulvidraco isolate hzauxx_2018 chromosome 12, HZAU_PFXX_2.0, whole genome shotgun sequence DNA includes these proteins:
- the sccpdha.1 gene encoding saccharopine dehydrogenase a, tandem duplicate 1, which yields MMAGRGSSSSSSSSPRPYQFIVFGASGFTGRFVVQEVARSSAEAPGGTLRWAVAGRSRDKLQDVLQDTAEQLGKPELQSEVEIIVADVSEPDSLAAMCKLGHVILNCVGPYRFYGEPVVKACVENGAHCVDISGEPQFLESMQLNYDAQAASGGVYIVGSCGFDSIPADLGVIYTREQFKGTMTAVESFLTASSGPEGACIHDGTWQSAVYGMADGDKLKSLRKKFNHKLLPVVGAKVKRRSALFYSNEIQQYTIPFMGSDPSVVKRTQRFLFEEHQQTPVQYGAYVGVGGMSSVIKLLFAGFLFFLLVKFSFGRKLLIKFPEFFSFGYFSKAGPTRKQMEGSSFQFAFFGEGYTEGQDPSQGKPDSKIRTLVQGPEPGYVATPIAMVQAALTILTEPEALPKKGGVYTPGAAFAKTSIIKRLDEHGIRFSVL from the exons ATGATGGCGGGACGCggctcttcctcctcctcctcttcctcccccaGGCCCTACCAGTTCATCGTGTTCGGGGCTTCAGGCTTCACGGGCCGCTTCGTGGTGCAGGAGGTGGCGCGGAGCAGCGCCGAGGCTCCGGGGGGGACACTGAGGTGGGCTGTAGCGGGGAGGAGCAGAGACAAGCTGCAGGACGTCTTACAGGACACCGCGGAGCAACTCG ggaaaCCAGAGCTGCAGTCGGAGGTGGAGATCATTGTGGCTGATGTGTCAGAGCCGGACTCATTAGCTGCTATGTGTAAACTGGGGCATGTTATCCTCAACTGTGTTGGGCCg TATAGGTTCTATGGTGAGCCAGTGGTGAAGGCGTGTGTGGAGAACGGAGCTCACTGTGTGGATATCAGTGGAGAACCTCAG tttttagAGAGTATGCAGCTGAATTATGACGCCCAGGCGGCGAGTGGAGGTGTGTATATCGTGGGGAGCTGCGGCTTTGACTCCATTCCTGCAGATTTGGGTGTGATTTACACACGTGAGCAGTTTAAAG gcactATGACGGCTGTGGAGAGTTTTCTGACAGCAAGCTCTGGACCTGAg GGAGCATGTATCCATGATGGGACCTGGCAGTCGGCCGTGTACGGGATGGCGGATGGTGACAAACTGAAGAGCTTGAGGAAGAAATTCAACCACAAACTGCTACCTGTGGTCGGGGCCAAGGTTAAACGAAG gagcgcTCTGTTCTACAGTAATGAGATACAGCAGTACACGATTCCCTTCATGGGCTCTGATCCTTCTGTGGTGAAGAGAACTCAGCGCTTCCTGTTTGAGGAACATCAACAAACTCCG GTTCAGTATGGAGCATACGTAGGAGTTGGTGGAATGTCCTCGGTTATTAAACTGCTCTTCGCCGGGTTCCTCTTCTTCTTACTCGTGAAGTTCAGCTTTGGCAGAAAGCTTCTGATTAAA TTTCCAGAGTTTTTCTCCTTCGGCTATTTCTCCAAAGCAGGACCGACTCGGAAGCAG atggaggGATCATCATTTCAGTTTGCGTTCTTTGGTGAAGGTTACACTGAGGGTCAGGATCCATCTCAGGGGAAACCCGACAGTAAAATCCGCACACTAGTCCAGGGACCAG agccgGGTTACGTTGCGACCCCGATCGCCATGGTGCAAGCAGCTCTCACCATCCTCACTGAACCTGAAGCCCTGCCCAAGAA aggtGGTGTATATACTCCTGGAGCTGCCTTTGCTAAGACCTCCATCATCAAACGTCTGGATGAACACGGCATCCGTTTCTCAGTGCTGTGA